A single region of the Vicia villosa cultivar HV-30 ecotype Madison, WI linkage group LG4, Vvil1.0, whole genome shotgun sequence genome encodes:
- the LOC131596620 gene encoding uncharacterized protein LOC131596620, which yields MNQNQHIEVVISKQSEQTRDLYRRRLTASLDCLRYLLKQGLAFRGHGESIESSNQGNFLEMLRWYADKKKKVRRVVLENAPENLKLNSPTIQKYIIHVASLESKKAIINDLGDELFSILVDESKDISDKEEMANILRYVNKYGSIVERFLGIAHVKPTTSLSLKSSINDILGKNGLTTSRIRGQGYDGASNMQGEFSGLKSLILRESPCAFYVHYFAHQL from the coding sequence atgaatcaaaatcaacatattgAAGTTGTGATATCTAAACAATCTGAACAAACTCGCGACTTGTATCGAAGGCGGTTGACGGCTTCACTTGATTGTCTTCGTTATCTATTGAAACAAGGATTAGCTTTTCGTGGTCATGGTGAATCAATAGAATCTTCTAATCAAGGTAACTTCCTTGAAATGCTTAGATGGTATGCTGACAAAAAAAAGAAAGTGAGGCGAGTTGTATTGGAAAATGCTCCTGAGAATCTAAAATTGAATTCTCCaacaattcaaaaatatattattcatgTTGCTTCTTTGGAAAGTAAGAAAGCTATTATTAATGACCTTGGAGATGAATTGTTTTCTATTCTTGTTGATGAGTCCAAGGATATATCTGATAAGGAGGAAATGGCTAATATTTTACGATATGTTAACAAGTATGGAAGTATTGTTGAAAGGTTTTTAGGTATTGCTCATGTTAAACCTACAACATCCTTATCACTGAAATCGTCCATAAATGATATATTGGGCAAAAATGGACTTACTACTTCAAGAATTCGGGGACAAGGTTATGATGGTGCAAGCAACATGCAAGGAGAGTTTTCTGGTCTTAAAAGTTTGATATTAAGGGAAAGTCCGTGTGCATTTTATGTACACTATTTTGCTCATCAATTATAA